In Deltaproteobacteria bacterium, the following proteins share a genomic window:
- a CDS encoding Rieske 2Fe-2S domain-containing protein, which translates to DTCTHRGGPLSEGEVSGEEVTCPWHGAVYNIKTGAVLGPPAPRGVARYAVRVRGADVEVEV; encoded by the coding sequence CGACACCTGCACGCACCGCGGCGGCCCCCTCTCCGAGGGCGAGGTGTCGGGCGAGGAGGTCACGTGCCCGTGGCACGGGGCGGTCTACAACATCAAGACCGGCGCCGTGCTGGGCCCACCCGCGCCGCGCGGGGTCGCGCGCTACGCCGTGCGCGTACGGGGAGCGGACGTGGAAGTGGAGGTATAG